In Streptomyces sp. NBC_00341, the DNA window ACGTGACGAGCGAGAAGACCGGCAAGCCGATCCTCAAGCCGTACACGGTGTGGAAGAAGAACGGCGTGAAGGTCGGCTTCATCGGGGTGACCCTGGAGGGCACGCCGAACATCGTGACGGCCAACGGCGTCAAGGGCCTGAAGTTCCACGACGAGATCGAGACGGTCAACAAGTACGCCAAGGAGCTGGACCGGCAGGGCGTCAAGTCCATCGTCGCGCTGATCCACGAGGGCGGCGCCCCCGCCTCGTCGTCGTACAACTACGACTGCGACAGCCCGGGTGCCGGTGACGGCATCTCCGGGCCGATCACCGACATCGCCAAGGGCATCTCGCCGAAGGTCGACGCGCTGGTGACGGGCCACACCCACCAGGCGTACGTGTGCACCATCCCGGACCCGGCGGGCAACCCGCGCCTGGTCACCTCGGCCTCGTCGTTCGGCAAGCTGTACACGGACACGACGCTCACCTACGACCGCCGCACCAACGACATCGTGCGCACGGCGGTGAAGACGTCGAAGGCGCAGAAGGGGTCGAAGCACCACCCGCACCCCAAGCCCGCGAACCCGGTCTCCGCGAACCACATCGTGAACAGGGACCAGGCCCCGGCGAACGACATGACGGCCCTCATCGCGCGCTGGAACACCCTCGCGGCGCCGATCGCGAACCGGCCGCAGGGCTACATCTCGGCCGACATCAACGGCCGGGGCTCCACGGCCCCGGAGAAGCCGCTCGGCAACCTGATCGCGGACGCGCAGCTGGAGGGCCTTGCCCCGGCGGACAAGGGCGGGGCGGTCGTCGCCTTCATGAACCCGGGCGGCATCCGCGCGGACCTGGTGTACAAGGCGTCGGGCAGTGAGGGCGACGGCGTGGTGACGTACGGCGAGTCGTTCACCGTGCAGCCGTTCACCAACATGATGAACGTCCTCGACCTGACCGGTGCGCAGCTCGTCAGCGCGCTCCAGCAGCAGGTCAGCGGCGCGAACGAGGCCAGCCCGAAGATCCTTCAGGTGTCGAAGGGCCTCACGTACACGCTGGACATGACGAAGTCGGGTGCGGACCGGGTGGTCGCCGACACGATTCTGCTGAATGGTGAGGCGATCGACCCGGCCAAGACGTACCGGGTCGCGATGAACGAGTTCCTGGCGGGTGGCGGCGACGGCTTCGCGGCGCTCGGTGAGGGCACCAACAAGCTGGTCGGTGCCTCCGACCTGGACCTGTTCAACGAGTACCTGGCCGCGCACTCCACGGCCGCCGCGCCGCTGGCCCCGCCGGCGACGGACCGGATCACGGTCGTTCAGTAGCTCCGGCTACGAGGCATCGCCCCTGTGCCCGAGCGCTCGGGCGCGCGGACCGAGTTCGAACACCGACGGCCCGCCACGAAAGTGGCGGGCCGTCGGCTTATCAGGCCGGTCCGGGGACGAAGATCTCGTGTCCCCCGACTCGGCGCCACAGGACATGCGTCTCACCTGGACGGAGCTCGTCTCCGTACTGCCAGGTGGCACGGCCGTCGGGCGCCCATGTCATCTCCATGACGGGGCGTGCGCCCTGTGGTACGGAGATGCCCTGAACCGGCTTGACCCGGAGCCCGGGTCGGAACTGCCCACGCTCCACATCCGGGACGAACTTCTTCCGGATGACCTCTTCGAAGCGCCTTCGCTCTTCAGGTTTCAGAGACTTGAAATCGCGCTTGAAGTGGGCAGTCGTCTCAAAAGTCGGCAATCGGGCCTCCCGGTGTCAGACGTCATTCCTCGTCGAGGTGCGCGAACATGCTGTCCGCGTCCTCATGGACGGCGGTGCGCCCGGCCGCGATGTCCTCGCTGGCCCCACGCTCGCCGTCCTGCCACTCCGGAGTCCAGAACCAGGCCTGGTCGGAGCGGATCTTGGTCAGCCCGTGCACCGTCACTTCACCGGCGCTGGTGATCTCGAACTCAAGCTCGTCGCCCTGATCGACTCCGAGGGCGGTGCGAATCGCTTTGGGCAGGGTGACCTGCCCGTTCGTACGCAGTGTGGCTGTGGCCGTAGTCAAAGTGATGACCTCCTACCTCTGTCGCCATCCCCGCCAATCTACCACGCAGAATCAAAAATTCGAACTCTGCGAAATTAGCAATATTAGAAATTTCTGAGGTGGTCCAATGGGTCGGATCACGGACGTTCAACAGGACGCACGTTTCAGCACAGCGCCGCGGCGAGTTCGCGCCAGGCGGTGCGGGCGAAGAGGCTCCGGTGGGCGGTGACGACCTGGAGGGCGATGTGGTCGGCCCCGGACGTTGTGTGTTTGGTGACCTGAGCGGCGATCTCGTCGGGCGTCCCGTAGGCGAACAGTGCGTCGATCAGCCGGTCGCTGCCGCCGTGGGCCAGATCGTGGGGGTCGAAGCCGATGCGCAGCCAGGCCTCGCGGTAGTTGGCGAGTCCCAGGTACGGGGCGAGCATCGTCCGGGCCTGGTTCCGGGCGGCCTCGGGGTCGGTGCTCAGGATGACCGTCTGTTCCGTGGCCAGCAGGGATGTGGGGTCGAGGTCGGAGCGGGCCCGGACGGTGTGGCCCACATCGACGAGATACGGGTGCACTCCGAGGGTCCTGGCCGCGCCGAGGCGGGTCATCCGGGGCCCGTGGGCGCCTACGATCCTGGCGGAGGCGGGCAGGGGAGGCGAGGCCGCGTCCAGCTCGTCCAGGTAGCCGACGAGCGCTGCGTAGGGGCGCCGGTAGCGGTCGATGCACTCGGCGTGGCTGACGCCGAGTCCGACCAGCAGCCGGGCCCGCTGGTGTGCGGGCAGTGCGTGGTAGGCGGCGGCGAGGTGCGCGGCGGGCTGTTCCCAGATGGACACGCATCCGGTCGCGACGGTGACCCGGTCGGTCGCGTCCAGCACGTCGGCGGCGGTGGCCAGGTCCCCGCTGGGGTTGCCGCCGGGACTGCCGCCAAGCCAGAGCGTGCCGTACCCCAGGTCCTCCAGTTCGGCTGCGGCCTCCCTGGCCTCCCCGCGGTCCCCGTGTGTGAACGCCAGGCTCCATATACCGATCGTTCCGAGGTTCATCAGCGGCTCCTCCTGTGTGGGAGCTCTTTTCTAACTCTGCGTCGGCGGCCCGCTCGCGGGGCTTGCGTGACTCTGTCCGGAACCGGTCCACCGGTGTCCGGATGCTCTGGGACGGCCTCTTCCTGCCATGACGTGCACCCGCCATAATCCAGGGGCCCGACCCGCACACTCGTCCCACGCTGACCCCACACGGCACCCGGAGGCGTCCCCGCATGAGCCCGTACACAGCCAACCGCCGGAACTTCCTGGCCGGCGCGCTGGCCGTTTCCGCCACCGCCGTCCTGGGCACGGCCCCCGCCCGCGCCACGGCCCGCAGAGCCCTCACCAACCAGGACTGGATGAGCGGCATCGCGGACGGAACGGACCTGCGACGGCTCACCATCCCCGGCTCGCACGACTCGGGAGCCCGCTACGGCGGGCCCTGGACCGAGTGCCAGAACACGACGATCGCGGAACAGCTGAACAGCGGGCTGCGCTTCCTCGACGTACGGTGCCGGATCACGGACGGGTCCTTCGCGATCCACCACGGAGCGTCGTACCAGAACCTGATGTTCGGTGATGTCCTCGGCGCTTGCTGGGACTTCCTGGCCGAGCGGCCCACCGAGACGGTACTGATGCGGGTGAAGCAGGAGTACTCGGAGGAGAGCGACGCGGCGTTCCGGGCGGTCTTCGACGACTACCTGGACGTGCGGGGCTGGCGGCCGCTGTTCCGCATCGATTCCGCGCTGCCCGCGCTGGGGGAGGCGCGCGGCAAGGTGGTGCTGCTGGCCGACAACGGGGGTCTGCCGGGCGTGCGTTACGCCGATCCGGGCCTTTTCGACATCCAGGACGACTACATGGCCGAGCCGTTCGCCAAGTACCCCAAGATCGAGGCCCAGTTCCGCAAGGCGGCGGAGCAGCCGGGCAAGCTCTTCATGAACTACGTCTCGACCGCCGCCCTCCTGCCGCCCCGAGGGAACGCGGACCGGCTCAACCCGCAGGTCCAGTCGTTCCTGGACGGCGCGGAGGCGTCCGGCTGGACCGGCCTCGGCATCGTCCCGCTGGACTTCCCGGCGACCCGGTCCGGACTGGTGGAGTCCCTGATCCGGCACAACCCGGCGGCCTGAGCCGCCGTTCCGGGTCACGGCGGGGAGCCGGTGGTGCGCGTGGCCCGTCCGACGGCGTAGGCGCACAGCCGGGCCCCGTAGAGGTCCAGGGCGTCGTCGGGATCGTCGTCGTAGTGGGCGGCCACCTCGTACCACCGGTCCCAGGCGTAGAGCCGGGCGTGGCGGCGGTCGTCGTCCGTACGCGAAGGGGTGTCCTGCTGCCTGCTGTTCAGCCACTGCTGCCACTCCTGGTGCGTTGCGGGGTCGGTCCCCGGTTCGCCTTCCGGTGCGGCGGGCCGGTCCCTGGCGAGAGCGGCGGTGATGTACGCGGCCGGGCGTGCGGGGTGCCATCCGGCGGCCATCCCGATGAGTTCGGCGGCGATGTCGTGGGCCTCCAGCCCCCGGTCGATCAGCGGGCGCAGCGCGAAGGCCAGCCGGCGCAGCCCTTCCGGCTGGGTCCAGCCGACGAGCGGCCGGACCTGCCGGGCGATGCGGATGTCCCGGGCCACCTGCCATGGGCTCCGGCCACTGCTCCCCGCCCTCCTGCGCGCCGTGGCCTTCGCGCGAGGCGCGCACGTGCGCGAGGTGTAGTTCAAGCACCCGTCCGGATCTGCCGTAGGTACGTGGTGGTGCCGCCCAGAAGAATGGGGTGCACGGTGCGCCCGGTCACGCTTGCGCGCTGCCTCGTTGTCCACAGGGTGTGGATGCGGGCGGGTGGCGGTCTTCGCGGCGAGCGCCCGCCCCTCGTCCGTCACTCCGGCCACCCGCGCCCGGTACCCGGTGCCGGCGAGCCGGTGCCCCATCGCCTCGTCGTACGCGGCCGGGACCGTCGCCGCGTAGATCGTGGCCGTGGCGGTGTACGGGCGGCCCGGAAGCCGGAGGTTCCTCTTCGTGCCGTGTCGGTGCCATGCCAGCGCGCCGAGCTCCCGTAACACCCGGACGTGACGTTTTACGGTGGCCGTCGACACCCCGCATCGCGCGGCGGTGCCTTCGAGGTCGTAGAGGACGAGCCCCAGCCGGTAGTCCATCCGCGTTGCGAGATCCCGGGCCACGGTCAGCGTCGTTTGCGTCGCGCGCGGGTGCAGACCGGCGCCGACCAGCCACGTCACGGCAGGCAGCCATGCGGACGGCCTGGTGTGCCGGGCAGCGGTCGAGCCGACTTCCTGAAGCGCACGGGGTACGGGGGGCCGTCCCGGAGCCGCCGGGCATGGCGAAGGAGCGCGGCGCGAGGCCGCGCCGGTGGTGCGGCGCATTACGGTCCGTCGGGGTAGGCGCAGGCCGGGGGCGGCGGTCCGGATGGCCTGCCGCCCCCGCTTGTGGTGGGTGCCGGGGCGCTTACGCCCGGCCGTCGTCCGGGACGGGCCGTCCGAGCGTGAACCAGACGACCTTGCGGCCGGGGTGCTGCTCGCCTGCGGTGTTCGCTCCCCAGGCCAGGGCGAGGCTCTCCACGAGCATGAGCCCGCGCCCGCCTTCCCCTTCGGGCCCCGCGCGTAGTGCGCGCAGGAGTTGCGGAGCGACGGGCCCGTCGTCCGATACGGCGACGGTGACCCGCTGGTGGTTGACCGCGACGTGGACGCGGATCAGGGGCGTGGGGGTGTGGCGGTGGGCGTTGGTGACCACTTCGGTGACGCAGACCCGCGCGTCGTCGACCAGGTCGTGGTGTCTGCTGACGCCCAGCAGCGAGGTGACGAAGTCCCGCGCGAGTTTGGCCGCGCTGGCGGTGTTCGGCAGGGTGAGGCGGTAGCTCTCGCCGCCAAATGGGTTGATCGGTAAGGGCTTTGGGGTGGCCTCGGGCATGTCGTTCTCCCCACACGGTCTGGTTCTCCGGGCGTCCGCACCGCTCGTCGCCGCCGACGCACGCCTCAACGCACGCTTGTGCGGCTGCACATCAGCCCTGCCGACGTGTAGCGCGGTACGGAACGACGATAGCGCGAGGTAGCACATGTCGTACCGTCGAGGACTACTTAGTAAACGAATGGATTACCGTGAGGACGCCAGTCACACTGTGATCCGATACGAGGAGGGGCCGATGCCACCGAGGAAGACGCCCACGGCACGGCAGTGCCGGGTGGGGATTGAACTGCGCAAGATGCGGCAGCACGCGGGCCTTGCTCTTGCCGAGGCTGCGGCGTTGCTCGGCACGGATCGCACCACGATCAGCAATACGGAGTCCGGACGCTTCGGTGTGAGTGGCGAGCGGGTGCGTGCGTGGGCCGATGGCTACGGGTGTCCCGACGCGCTCTACGTTGCGGCGCTTCGCGCCATGGCCGAGGAGCGAGTGAAGGGCTGGTGGGAGGACTACCGCGGCGAGCTGGCCAGTGGCGCTCTGGACCTGGCCGAGTTGGAGCACCACGCTGTCGGGATCAGATCCGTACAGATCGTCAATCTGCCCGGTCTGCTTCAGGGGGAGGACTATGCGCGCGCCGTGTTCGCTCAAGCTGTGCCGCAACCGAGCCCGGCCCGCAGGCGACGCTGGCTTTCACACCGCCTGAAGCGCCGCGACGTGCTCGACCGGGATAATCCGCCCGCATGCACGTTTCTGATTCATGAGGCGGCCTTGCGCATGGTGTACGGAAGTCCGGAGATCGCGCGGGCGCAGCTGAACTATCTGCTGAGTGAGTCGGAGCGTGACAACGTCACGATCAGGGCGATCCCCTTCGCGGCGGGTGGCCTCCCGGAAACGGGCGGCTCGACGCAGTACGTCCAGGGTCCAGTCCCGCAGCTCGACACCGTACAGATGGACACGGCTACCGGACCGGTGTACTTGGACGCGGAGACACGTCTCGTGAACTACCGGGCTGTGTTGGATCGGGTCGAGGACATGTCGCTCGACCCCCAGGAGTCGCGAGACTTCATTCGGAGAATCGCACAACAAGCGTGAAGGCGTGAGAAGCATGGAAATTCAGTGGCGAAAGTCGTCCAAGTCGTCAAGTGCTGAGGGCAACAACTGCCTGGAACTCGCCGAGAGCGGAGGGGAGATCCTCATGCGGGAGAGTGACAACCCGGACGTGATCGTCCGTACGACTCGCGCGAAGCTGCGGGCGTTCCTGGGTGGAGCCAAGGCCGGCGAGTTCGATGATCTGGTGTGACTGACCGCGTCTCGTCTCTTTCGGGCGGCCCCGCCGCGCAGGGTCGGGGCTGTCCGTCTCGCTCGGAGAATCCCACAACAAGCGTGAAGGCGTGAGAAGCATGGAAATCCAGTGGCGCAAGTCATCCAAGTCCTCAAACGCGGACGGGTCCGACTGCCTGGAACTCGCCGAGAGCGGAGGGGAGATCCTCATGCGGGAGAGTGACAACCCGGACGTGATCGTCCGTACGACTCGCGCGAAGCTGCGGGCGTTCCTGGGCGGCGCGAAGGCCGGCGAGTTCGATGATCTGGCCTAGCTGACCGCGTCTCGTCAGTCTCGGGCGGCCCTCACCGGCGCAGGGTGGGGGTCGCCCGTTCTGCTGGCTGCTGCATGTGGCGGCTTTTTTGTCTCACTCGTTAGACGTCAAATACTTGATACGGATCCGCATCACGCGCTAGCTTCGGGATACGGCGCCACGGAGTGACTCCGCTGCTGCCAACTCCCTCTGCCTCTGCGTGGGTTGAGGGTTCTGTGGGCCCTCCCTGCTCGTCGCTCGTCACGCCGGTTGCGAGCAGGGAGGTCTCCTGGGTGAGTGTCAGGAGGCGACGTGTTGAGCGATTCCGAACCCGCGGCCCCCGCCGCACACGCGTTCTGGTGCGAGCGGGTCACGTTTCGGACGATAGAGGCGGACGAGATCGCGGAGGTCCGTCGCACGTCCACCCTGAGGCCGTCGGACGCGATCCGGCAGATCCGGGTGGACGTTCGCTCGCTGGCGCCGGAGCTGCCGCCCCTGGAGCGGCACCGGGCTCTGAGCTGGGTCGACGGCGGGGGCTGTATCGGCGCCCTCGGGGCCCTGCACCGGGGTGAGCCCTGCGGATTCTCGCTCAGCCATCGCGGCACGTGGATCGAGTGGACCGTGCGTCCCCAGGCGGCTCTCCATACCGACGACAGGACTCGGCGCCCCGGGTGATCAGGGCTGCGCGACCCAGGGCCCTGCGGCGCTTACGACGCGGACGTGCGCGACCCGAAAGCGGGGCCGAACACCACGAGCAGCGCCAGGTCTTCGGTCACGTCGATGAACCGGTGCTCCTCACCGGCCGGTACGAAGACCACCGCCCCGGGGCCGACGTCGGCCGTCCGGTCAGGCGTCCTGATCTTGGCGCGGCCGGACGTGACGACGTAGATCTCGTCCTCCGTGTGAGGGCTCTGGGTGTCGAGCCCTCCGGCCGGGATGCAGTACGTGCCCACGGACAGGTCCGACGTCCGCAGCTGCTCGGCCCAGTCGTTGCCCGCCTCGCCGGGATGCTTCCACGTCCCGGCGCCCTCGATGATCTCCACGGTGCGAGCCTAGTGTTGCGATCGAGACCCCAACACCCTTAGTTCTGCAACGAGTTCATGACTCGTACACCGAGATCTCGTTGGCCCGAAACGGATGCCCTCGGGGGACGGGCGACCGCCACAATGCCTCCATGGACGCAGACAGGAACCCACTGCCCGGCCTGCCCGAATGGGACCGTTGCGGAGTCATGGGCATCGTGAACGTCACCCCGGACTCGTTCTCGGACGGCGGGCTCTGGCTGGACCCCGATCGAGCCTTGGCGCACGGTTTGGAGCTGATCGCCCAAGGCGCGGACGTGGTCGACGTCGGCGGCGAGTCGACACGTCCGGGTGCTGCGCGGATTACCCGCGAGGAGGAACTGCGTCGGGTGGTGCCGGTCGTCCGGGGCATTGCTGGAGGCGGTGCGCTGATCAGCGTGGACACCATGCGTGCTGACGTGGCAGAGGCTGCGGTGGATGCGGGGGCGCGCATTATCAACGACGTCAGCGGGGGGCGCGCAGACTCTCGTATGGTCAGCGTGGCCGCGGGAACGGGTGTCCCCTTTGTGGTGGTGCACTGGCGGGGGCAGTCCGCCCACATGGATGAACTGGCCGGCTACGGGGATGTCGTGGGCGAGGTCATCGAGGAAGTCGAGCGGCAGATGGACGCCGTGGTGGCCGGCGGGGTGGACCCCGGGCAGGTGATCGTCGACCCCGGACTGGGTTTCGCCAAGACCCGTGAAGACGACTGGGCCCTGCTGGCCAGGATCGATGCCTGGGCCCGGCTCGGACGTCCGGTACTGGTCGGCGCCTCCCGCAAGCGTTTCCTGGGCACGCTGCTGGCAGACCCGGTCACCGGCGAACCCCGGCCGCCGCGTGCACGCGATGCTGCCACGACAGCCGTATCGGCTCTGGCGGCCGCTCGGGGCGCCTGGGCCGTCCGGGTCCACGAGGTCTCCGCCACAGCCGACGCGGTTCGAGTCGAGGCCGCCCTGCGCAGGACGCGTGACCGGCTGACGAGCGCTGACGCCGCATCCCCGGCAGGGTAGGCCGGAGTTGATTGGGTTGTCCGGGCGCTGGAGGACATCCCGGCTGCTCAGCGCGCGTTGGCCCGGTTGCTCAGCCATCTCGTGTGTTGCTCGCCGGTGATGGCCCACAGAGTGTGGAGGCCGCTGGTTCCAAGATCGTCCAGCGGCACGCCGAACACCTCAGCGAGTGTCCGGGCGAACTCCTCGACGCTGGTCAGCGTGTACGTCTGCGTGGCGCCCGCGCGAGTGACGCGTCGCACGGTGCGGGCGCGCAGTGCGTGCTTGTAGCCGTCCTTGTGCAAGTGCACCATCAGCTGCCCACGCTCGCTGTTGGCTCGTGCGACGTACTGCGAGAACTCGCGGGCTGCGGTGCGGAAGTCGACGGAGGACAGCAGTGCGGCGGGATGATGATGCGCGCGCCACACTTCCTCATCCAGCCGTTCCAGCGCGTACTCGAACTCACCGAGACGATAGCGGCCCTCGCGTAGGGGAAGCGGTTCGAGGAACGGGTCGGCCAGTCCGACGTCCACCAGCCAGGTTTCGTCCTGGCTCCGGACGAGCAGCGCGTTGTGCCCGCCCCATCGCTCGTCGCCGTGAGTCTCGCGGTCCGCCGCTCCGTCGACGAGTGTCGCCTCGTATCCGATGCCGCGCAGCAGCAGGGCGAAGGCGGCGTTGGCCTCGAAGCACTGGCCGCCGCGGCGCCGGTGTCCGAACTTTCCGATCAGGTCGCCGGCTTCCAGGATGATCGGGCGACCCAGTTGGGTGTCGATGTTCTCGTAGGGAACCTGGCGCCGCCATGCCCGGTACAGCCCGCGCAGGGCGGGAGCGTCGGGCCGGGGTGGCCGGGGGCAGCCGATGCGCTTCAGGAGCGAGTCGATGTCCGGTGTCGTCATGAACTGCATGAATACCCAGCCGTATCGGTGGATATTACGTAGAGTGTGCCCGCCCTTGACATCTTCCTCGCAAGCGCAGAAATCCGGCCATCTGCCTTCCGTCCTCTCCTGGCTCCTTTTCGGCACCCGCGTGGCCGGCGGACACACCGGTCCTTCTTGATGGAGACTCCCGTGCGAGACGAATCCGTCGGCGGATGGCTTGACGATCTGGCTTCCGCGTCGTTCCCGCCGGGGGCCGGGGCAGCCGCGGCGATGAATATTGCGGTTGGCGCCGCCCTGATCTCCATGGTCTGCAACCACAGCCTGAGCCACCCGAAGTGCGCAGCCCACACAACCGACCTGACCGCTGTTCAGGAGACCGCTGAGAACCTACGAAGCACCGCTCTCGGCCTGGCCGCGGACGACGCCGTCGCCTTCAGCGCGGTACTCGACGCCCACCGGCTGCCCAGAGCCACCGCCACAGACACACGAGCACGTGCCACAGCCGTCCAGGAGGCGCTGACAGCCGCGACCGAAGTGCCGCTGCGCATGGCGAGAACCGCAGCCGAAGTGGTGCGTCTCGCCCGCAGGCTCATT includes these proteins:
- a CDS encoding DUF397 domain-containing protein; amino-acid sequence: MEIQWRKSSKSSSAEGNNCLELAESGGEILMRESDNPDVIVRTTRAKLRAFLGGAKAGEFDDLV
- a CDS encoding cupin domain-containing protein, with product MEIIEGAGTWKHPGEAGNDWAEQLRTSDLSVGTYCIPAGGLDTQSPHTEDEIYVVTSGRAKIRTPDRTADVGPGAVVFVPAGEEHRFIDVTEDLALLVVFGPAFGSRTSAS
- a CDS encoding TIGR03620 family F420-dependent LLM class oxidoreductase, with protein sequence MNLGTIGIWSLAFTHGDRGEAREAAAELEDLGYGTLWLGGSPGGNPSGDLATAADVLDATDRVTVATGCVSIWEQPAAHLAAAYHALPAHQRARLLVGLGVSHAECIDRYRRPYAALVGYLDELDAASPPLPASARIVGAHGPRMTRLGAARTLGVHPYLVDVGHTVRARSDLDPTSLLATEQTVILSTDPEAARNQARTMLAPYLGLANYREAWLRIGFDPHDLAHGGSDRLIDALFAYGTPDEIAAQVTKHTTSGADHIALQVVTAHRSLFARTAWRELAAALC
- a CDS encoding DUF397 domain-containing protein, with amino-acid sequence MEIQWRKSSKSSNADGSDCLELAESGGEILMRESDNPDVIVRTTRAKLRAFLGGAKAGEFDDLA
- a CDS encoding cell wall protein; this encodes MTWLVGAGLHPRATQTTLTVARDLATRMDYRLGLVLYDLEGTAARCGVSTATVKRHVRVLRELGALAWHRHGTKRNLRLPGRPYTATATIYAATVPAAYDEAMGHRLAGTGYRARVAGVTDEGRALAAKTATRPHPHPVDNEAARKRDRAHRAPHSSGRHHHVPTADPDGCLNYTSRTCAPRAKATARRRAGSSGRSPWQVARDIRIARQVRPLVGWTQPEGLRRLAFALRPLIDRGLEAHDIAAELIGMAAGWHPARPAAYITAALARDRPAAPEGEPGTDPATHQEWQQWLNSRQQDTPSRTDDDRRHARLYAWDRWYEVAAHYDDDPDDALDLYGARLCAYAVGRATRTTGSPP
- a CDS encoding DUF5753 domain-containing protein: MPPRKTPTARQCRVGIELRKMRQHAGLALAEAAALLGTDRTTISNTESGRFGVSGERVRAWADGYGCPDALYVAALRAMAEERVKGWWEDYRGELASGALDLAELEHHAVGIRSVQIVNLPGLLQGEDYARAVFAQAVPQPSPARRRRWLSHRLKRRDVLDRDNPPACTFLIHEAALRMVYGSPEIARAQLNYLLSESERDNVTIRAIPFAAGGLPETGGSTQYVQGPVPQLDTVQMDTATGPVYLDAETRLVNYRAVLDRVEDMSLDPQESRDFIRRIAQQA
- a CDS encoding phosphatidylinositol-specific phospholipase C, coding for MSPYTANRRNFLAGALAVSATAVLGTAPARATARRALTNQDWMSGIADGTDLRRLTIPGSHDSGARYGGPWTECQNTTIAEQLNSGLRFLDVRCRITDGSFAIHHGASYQNLMFGDVLGACWDFLAERPTETVLMRVKQEYSEESDAAFRAVFDDYLDVRGWRPLFRIDSALPALGEARGKVVLLADNGGLPGVRYADPGLFDIQDDYMAEPFAKYPKIEAQFRKAAEQPGKLFMNYVSTAALLPPRGNADRLNPQVQSFLDGAEASGWTGLGIVPLDFPATRSGLVESLIRHNPAA
- a CDS encoding cyclodeaminase/cyclohydrolase family protein; this translates as METPVRDESVGGWLDDLASASFPPGAGAAAAMNIAVGAALISMVCNHSLSHPKCAAHTTDLTAVQETAENLRSTALGLAADDAVAFSAVLDAHRLPRATATDTRARATAVQEALTAATEVPLRMARTAAEVVRLARRLIAVAKADMVPDLAVAASSARAALDTAAVIAEANLSVIADTEHRSAARLQLVHSLSAVTESEAITAEIRARYTRREPPVTPV
- a CDS encoding ATP-binding protein gives rise to the protein MPEATPKPLPINPFGGESYRLTLPNTASAAKLARDFVTSLLGVSRHHDLVDDARVCVTEVVTNAHRHTPTPLIRVHVAVNHQRVTVAVSDDGPVAPQLLRALRAGPEGEGGRGLMLVESLALAWGANTAGEQHPGRKVVWFTLGRPVPDDGRA
- the folP gene encoding dihydropteroate synthase; protein product: MDADRNPLPGLPEWDRCGVMGIVNVTPDSFSDGGLWLDPDRALAHGLELIAQGADVVDVGGESTRPGAARITREEELRRVVPVVRGIAGGGALISVDTMRADVAEAAVDAGARIINDVSGGRADSRMVSVAAGTGVPFVVVHWRGQSAHMDELAGYGDVVGEVIEEVERQMDAVVAGGVDPGQVIVDPGLGFAKTREDDWALLARIDAWARLGRPVLVGASRKRFLGTLLADPVTGEPRPPRARDAATTAVSALAAARGAWAVRVHEVSATADAVRVEAALRRTRDRLTSADAASPAG
- a CDS encoding arylamine N-acetyltransferase; the encoded protein is MTTPDIDSLLKRIGCPRPPRPDAPALRGLYRAWRRQVPYENIDTQLGRPIILEAGDLIGKFGHRRRGGQCFEANAAFALLLRGIGYEATLVDGAADRETHGDERWGGHNALLVRSQDETWLVDVGLADPFLEPLPLREGRYRLGEFEYALERLDEEVWRAHHHPAALLSSVDFRTAAREFSQYVARANSERGQLMVHLHKDGYKHALRARTVRRVTRAGATQTYTLTSVEEFARTLAEVFGVPLDDLGTSGLHTLWAITGEQHTRWLSNRANAR
- a CDS encoding AbrB/MazE/SpoVT family DNA-binding domain-containing protein — protein: MTTATATLRTNGQVTLPKAIRTALGVDQGDELEFEITSAGEVTVHGLTKIRSDQAWFWTPEWQDGERGASEDIAAGRTAVHEDADSMFAHLDEE
- a CDS encoding bifunctional UDP-sugar hydrolase/5'-nucleotidase — its product is MSATPQKNRASRRVLAAAAGLATVGALVAAMPAGAQERGHGHGKGHGHHAPDRTVDVQLLSFNDLHGNLEPPAGSAGTVNETQADGTVKAVPAGGVEYLASSLRTARKGHPYSITAAGGDMVGASPLLSGLFHDEPTIEALNKIDLDVTSVGNHEFDEGATELARLQNGGCHPVEGCYEKGKKFKGADFPYLAANVTSEKTGKPILKPYTVWKKNGVKVGFIGVTLEGTPNIVTANGVKGLKFHDEIETVNKYAKELDRQGVKSIVALIHEGGAPASSSYNYDCDSPGAGDGISGPITDIAKGISPKVDALVTGHTHQAYVCTIPDPAGNPRLVTSASSFGKLYTDTTLTYDRRTNDIVRTAVKTSKAQKGSKHHPHPKPANPVSANHIVNRDQAPANDMTALIARWNTLAAPIANRPQGYISADINGRGSTAPEKPLGNLIADAQLEGLAPADKGGAVVAFMNPGGIRADLVYKASGSEGDGVVTYGESFTVQPFTNMMNVLDLTGAQLVSALQQQVSGANEASPKILQVSKGLTYTLDMTKSGADRVVADTILLNGEAIDPAKTYRVAMNEFLAGGGDGFAALGEGTNKLVGASDLDLFNEYLAAHSTAAAPLAPPATDRITVVQ